Proteins encoded in a region of the Streptococcus sanguinis genome:
- a CDS encoding GNAT family N-acetyltransferase has translation MIRFRRADERDLAAAVSVLTAAFAEHEVYREKFRPLFGSSWSYIDFLNRLHAVMVKAAMRHHICLLAEVDGRLMAVATIHKLGSHPVGILSFLQAGAWRMWQYIPQLLAFQKVFGEGSKEAKKRGVSTLYLELLGVLPDYQGQGVGGLFISKGLELLAKEEKCQWLTLITHTESNCRFYKKNGFKQLDVRDVEGVKTWTFEKNLADVYTF, from the coding sequence ATGATTCGTTTTAGAAGAGCAGATGAAAGGGATCTTGCTGCTGCGGTCTCGGTTTTAACTGCTGCTTTTGCTGAGCATGAGGTCTACAGAGAAAAATTCCGTCCTCTCTTTGGCAGCAGTTGGTCTTATATTGATTTTCTAAATAGATTGCATGCAGTTATGGTTAAGGCGGCGATGCGTCATCATATTTGCCTGCTTGCTGAAGTGGACGGGCGTCTTATGGCGGTCGCTACTATTCATAAGCTCGGTAGCCATCCTGTCGGTATACTTTCCTTTTTGCAGGCAGGAGCATGGAGGATGTGGCAATATATTCCCCAGCTTTTAGCCTTTCAAAAAGTCTTTGGGGAGGGGAGCAAAGAAGCTAAGAAAAGGGGTGTTTCAACTCTATATCTTGAACTGCTGGGTGTGCTGCCTGATTATCAAGGACAGGGAGTTGGCGGTCTTTTTATCTCAAAGGGACTTGAGCTGCTTGCCAAAGAAGAGAAATGCCAGTGGCTTACTTTGATTACTCATACAGAAAGCAACTGTCGTTTTTACAAAAAGAACGGATTTAAACAACTAGATGTCCGTGATGTTGAAGGTGTCAAGACATGGACTTTCGAGAAAAATTTAGCTGATGTTTATACTTTTTGA
- a CDS encoding TetR/AcrR family transcriptional regulator, with product MVKQTTRDRMIEKASQLIREYGYQNIPLRKLASLLGVTTGAFYKAFENKEDLYYQVCLLENQSQLRRLEEQYLDGVSDPLDCIWQIGLFLLSEYESNSRMMDFLFFSPVAIEAYRRGELLEIGNKTVAYLDRLPIESQKEKKILLLKLDTFITGYGHFIAKGLEPFDEEVYRSMFNDLLGGYKHD from the coding sequence ATGGTAAAACAAACAACGCGCGACCGTATGATTGAGAAGGCAAGCCAGCTTATCAGAGAATATGGTTATCAGAATATCCCCCTGAGGAAACTGGCATCTTTGCTGGGGGTTACGACTGGTGCTTTTTACAAGGCTTTTGAAAACAAGGAGGATCTTTACTATCAGGTCTGTCTTTTGGAAAATCAGAGCCAGCTTAGACGTTTAGAGGAGCAGTATCTTGACGGAGTATCTGATCCTTTGGATTGCATTTGGCAGATAGGACTTTTTCTTTTATCGGAATATGAGTCCAACAGTCGGATGATGGATTTTCTCTTTTTCAGTCCTGTGGCGATAGAGGCTTACCGGAGAGGTGAGCTTCTGGAAATCGGGAACAAGACGGTGGCTTATCTGGATAGGCTGCCTATTGAGAGTCAGAAAGAGAAAAAGATTCTCTTGCTCAAGCTGGATACCTTCATCACAGGCTATGGCCATTTTATTGCCAAAGGTTTGGAGCCTTTTGATGAGGAAGTCTATCGCTCAATGTTCAATGATTTACTAGGAGGTTACAAACATGATTAA
- a CDS encoding NAD(P)H-dependent oxidoreductase, whose amino-acid sequence MIKNLIVYAHPYDKSFNYAILEQVQDLLEKKGQTYELIDLYEDGFNPVYTKEELALFNKGQALDPLVLKYQEALASCDRLIMIFPIWWADMPAIVKGFEDKVFLKNKIYEETKTRQLVGRLTNIKEVLAITTSAAPTFYLKYFCGDVVKKAMLGHTFKSIGARQRRWLNFGNISQSTAEKRQAFLEKLAEKI is encoded by the coding sequence ATGATTAAAAATCTCATTGTTTATGCACATCCCTATGATAAAAGCTTTAACTATGCTATTTTAGAGCAGGTTCAGGACTTGTTGGAGAAGAAAGGTCAGACCTATGAACTGATTGATCTCTATGAGGATGGTTTTAACCCTGTCTATACCAAGGAAGAGCTAGCGCTTTTTAATAAAGGGCAGGCACTAGACCCGCTGGTTTTAAAATATCAGGAAGCTCTTGCGTCCTGTGACCGCCTTATCATGATTTTTCCTATCTGGTGGGCGGATATGCCAGCTATTGTCAAGGGCTTTGAAGATAAGGTCTTTTTGAAAAATAAGATTTACGAGGAGACGAAAACTCGCCAGTTAGTTGGTCGTCTGACCAATATTAAAGAGGTATTGGCTATTACTACCTCTGCAGCACCGACCTTCTATCTTAAGTATTTCTGTGGTGATGTCGTCAAGAAAGCCATGTTGGGCCATACCTTTAAGTCTATCGGTGCTAGACAGCGCCGTTGGTTGAATTTCGGGAATATTTCTCAGTCTACAGCTGAAAAACGGCAGGCTTTTTTAGAAAAATTAGCAGAAAAGATTTGA
- a CDS encoding DUF956 family protein — MAQSQNKTVEFNTTGVSYLGLGGKVGKFLIGETALEFYADANVEDYIQLPWTSITAIGANVSGKKVSRHFEIWTEKGKFLFASKDSGKILKIARKHIGNDKVVRLPTLLQKIAGIFKKKK; from the coding sequence ATGGCACAGTCACAAAACAAAACAGTTGAGTTTAATACTACTGGCGTATCCTATCTTGGATTAGGCGGAAAGGTTGGGAAATTTTTAATCGGCGAGACTGCTCTGGAGTTTTACGCTGATGCCAATGTAGAAGACTATATCCAGCTGCCTTGGACGAGCATCACTGCTATCGGTGCTAATGTTTCTGGCAAGAAAGTCAGCCGCCATTTTGAAATCTGGACTGAAAAAGGAAAGTTTCTCTTTGCCTCCAAAGACTCTGGTAAGATACTCAAAATTGCGCGTAAGCATATTGGCAATGACAAGGTAGTTAGATTGCCGACTCTGTTACAAAAAATTGCTGGAATCTTTAAGAAGAAAAAATAA